In Burkholderia sp. NRF60-BP8, a single window of DNA contains:
- a CDS encoding polysaccharide deacetylase family protein yields MTSIHLSFDDGPGPSTPALLDVLRDASCAATFFVLGKHLAGVLDVATRIAREGHRLGNHTHSHARPGALADAALIDEIHTTDMLIRDVYRRAGLAAPDAIPLRLPYGLLPQDDRAAVLARLQREHTGWTAILDDWQRPAPSPQALFDAMCAHVDACAAQHRDVLFCLHDGSRHGDARPNTVEAVRLFLNRQR; encoded by the coding sequence ATGACCTCCATTCACCTCAGTTTCGACGACGGCCCCGGCCCCTCTACGCCCGCGTTGCTCGACGTGCTGCGCGACGCATCGTGCGCGGCGACCTTCTTCGTGCTCGGCAAGCACCTGGCGGGCGTGCTCGACGTCGCGACGAGAATCGCGCGCGAAGGCCATCGGCTCGGCAATCACACCCATTCGCATGCGCGGCCGGGAGCGCTCGCGGACGCCGCACTGATCGACGAAATCCACACGACCGACATGCTGATTCGTGACGTCTACCGCCGCGCCGGCCTCGCCGCGCCGGACGCGATCCCGCTGCGTCTTCCGTACGGATTGCTGCCGCAGGACGATCGCGCCGCCGTGCTCGCGCGCCTGCAACGCGAACACACGGGCTGGACCGCGATACTGGACGACTGGCAGCGGCCGGCGCCATCGCCGCAGGCGCTGTTCGACGCGATGTGCGCGCACGTCGACGCCTGCGCAGCCCAGCATCGCGACGTACTGTTCTGCCTGCACGACGGATCGCGGCACGGCGACGCGCGGCCCAACACGGTCGAAGCCGTACGGTTGTTCCTGAACCGGCAGCGCTGA
- a CDS encoding phosphotransferase, with the protein MKTLESWLQRYWNIAPARLRALASGHTNKTYLVECDGGRTVLRVSWAGKPVGQLRREASILGRLGDARMASKLPALPRLRPTVDARTGVQMPDGSWLHLFEHIDGRPGLPDDPHAGATDAMRTLAHLHAALAAIPASEATPLAWLRARHARVAARAMPSLPSDLRDAYDTVIRRIGVQLDAASSWLTGQVHWLHGDYHAGNLLYVGNAVNGVLDFDDVGQGAQWLEAAFASFALSRDADRDDCFVFDRARWAACLQVYAATRADAAPEWLRDNREPLMALFCADQTLIHLEAAQRGLWMPGPGIGFLGGWRQLLDGERLAD; encoded by the coding sequence GTGAAAACGCTGGAATCGTGGCTACAGCGGTACTGGAACATCGCGCCGGCGCGCCTGCGGGCGCTGGCGTCCGGCCATACTAACAAAACGTATCTCGTCGAGTGCGATGGGGGGCGCACGGTGCTGCGCGTGTCGTGGGCCGGCAAGCCGGTCGGGCAGTTGCGGCGCGAGGCGTCGATACTCGGCCGTCTCGGCGATGCGCGCATGGCGTCGAAGCTGCCCGCGCTGCCTCGGCTACGGCCGACCGTCGATGCGCGAACCGGCGTGCAGATGCCCGACGGGAGCTGGCTGCATCTGTTCGAGCATATCGACGGCCGTCCCGGCTTGCCGGACGACCCGCACGCGGGGGCGACCGATGCGATGCGCACGCTCGCGCATCTGCATGCGGCACTGGCCGCGATACCCGCGAGCGAAGCGACGCCGCTGGCGTGGTTGCGCGCACGTCATGCGCGTGTGGCGGCGCGCGCGATGCCGTCGCTGCCGAGCGACCTGCGCGATGCTTACGACACGGTGATCCGGCGGATCGGCGTGCAGCTCGACGCAGCATCGTCGTGGCTCACGGGGCAGGTGCATTGGCTGCACGGCGACTATCACGCAGGCAACCTGCTGTATGTCGGCAACGCGGTGAACGGCGTGCTGGATTTCGACGATGTGGGGCAAGGGGCGCAATGGCTCGAGGCGGCCTTTGCGTCGTTCGCGCTGTCGCGCGATGCGGACCGCGACGACTGCTTCGTGTTCGACCGTGCGCGCTGGGCGGCCTGCCTGCAGGTTTATGCGGCGACGCGGGCCGACGCGGCGCCCGAATGGCTGCGCGACAACCGCGAGCCGTTGATGGCGCTGTTCTGCGCGGACCAGACGCTGATCCATCTCGAAGCCGCGCAGCGCGGCCTGTGGATGCCGGGGCCGGGCATCGGGTTCCTCGGCGGCTGGCGTCAGTTGCTCGACGGGGAGCGGCTCGCGGATTAG
- a CDS encoding cephalosporin hydroxylase family protein, whose amino-acid sequence MSERPSARMRDINVEWLTRAAEFGHLFQTRWLGERFFHLPGDMLALQELIWRERPDCIVQTGIAAGGGVVFTASMLELAGNPGRVVAIEPRLRDEVRQRLHAHRLAHRMVLIEGESCAADTLASVRAQIGDGARVMAILDLTHTHAHVLRELECYAPFVTPGSYAIVMDTIMEYLPESMFDGKPYGRGNNPATATREFLARDDRFDVDRDIEDRVLMTLSPGGFLKRVR is encoded by the coding sequence ATGTCAGAGCGTCCTTCGGCCCGCATGCGGGACATCAACGTCGAATGGCTGACGCGCGCCGCCGAATTCGGCCATCTGTTCCAGACCCGCTGGCTCGGCGAGCGCTTCTTCCATCTGCCCGGCGACATGCTCGCGCTGCAGGAACTGATCTGGCGCGAGCGCCCCGACTGCATCGTCCAGACCGGCATCGCCGCGGGCGGCGGCGTGGTGTTCACCGCGTCGATGCTCGAACTGGCGGGCAACCCGGGCCGCGTCGTCGCGATCGAACCGCGCCTGCGCGACGAGGTCAGGCAGCGCCTGCACGCACACCGACTCGCCCACCGCATGGTGCTGATCGAAGGCGAATCGTGCGCGGCCGACACGCTCGCCTCGGTACGCGCGCAGATCGGCGACGGCGCGCGCGTGATGGCGATCCTCGATCTCACGCATACGCATGCGCACGTGCTGCGCGAACTCGAATGCTATGCGCCGTTCGTGACGCCCGGCAGCTACGCGATCGTGATGGACACCATCATGGAATACCTGCCCGAGTCGATGTTCGACGGCAAGCCGTACGGCCGAGGCAACAACCCGGCCACGGCCACGCGCGAATTTCTCGCCCGCGACGACCGGTTCGACGTCGATCGCGACATCGAGGACCGCGTACTCATGACGCTGTCGCCAGGCGGCTTCCTGAAGCGAGTGCGCTGA
- a CDS encoding glycosyltransferase — translation MKRILFCVVPEKGHVNPCIGPAQHLRAAGCDVAFYAPADISEQLDGAGDFAFVGPRETPERHDLSRGASFAANIRDADWLRHWIRTLLIDLAPAQVDGIRAVLREWQPDVVVIDPLLYAAAIAAELEGLPWVSMSNSLNPVLPDDLDSELLRTVRWLEPERTRLFARYGLDARFRGCDVLSPHLTLAFTTDALVGAPPPGVELVGPAMPSGPRGDETAFPWERVDADRPLVYMSLGSQLYYHPALFAKVIEATRATSAQLVLSVGELVDSDLLPAGDERVIAVRYAPQLALLRRTHAFVSHGGANSVMESLACGVPMLLSPFCNDQFHSAHFVERAGAGCVLDLQQAGVAEIAGALERLLRPGSLREQAARIRDSYAARDGSAQAARLISALASGSRLATAS, via the coding sequence ATGAAACGCATCCTGTTCTGCGTCGTGCCCGAGAAGGGCCACGTCAATCCCTGCATCGGCCCGGCCCAGCATCTGCGCGCGGCCGGTTGCGACGTCGCCTTCTATGCGCCGGCCGACATCAGCGAACAGCTCGACGGCGCCGGCGACTTCGCGTTCGTCGGGCCGCGCGAGACGCCCGAGCGCCACGACCTGTCGCGCGGCGCGAGCTTCGCCGCGAACATTCGCGACGCGGACTGGCTGCGGCACTGGATCCGCACGCTGCTGATCGACCTCGCGCCCGCGCAGGTGGACGGCATCCGCGCGGTGCTGCGCGAATGGCAGCCCGACGTGGTCGTGATCGATCCGCTGCTCTATGCCGCGGCGATTGCCGCCGAACTGGAAGGGCTGCCGTGGGTCTCGATGTCCAATTCGCTGAATCCGGTGCTGCCGGACGATCTGGATTCGGAACTGCTGCGCACGGTGCGATGGCTGGAACCGGAACGCACGCGGCTGTTCGCCCGCTACGGCCTCGACGCGCGCTTTCGCGGTTGCGACGTGCTGTCGCCGCACCTGACGCTCGCGTTCACGACCGACGCGCTGGTCGGCGCGCCGCCGCCCGGCGTCGAACTGGTCGGCCCCGCGATGCCGTCGGGCCCGCGCGGCGACGAGACGGCGTTCCCGTGGGAACGCGTCGATGCGGATCGCCCGCTCGTCTATATGTCGCTCGGCAGCCAGCTTTACTACCATCCGGCGCTGTTCGCGAAGGTGATCGAGGCGACGCGCGCGACGTCCGCGCAACTGGTGCTGTCGGTCGGCGAGCTGGTCGATTCGGATCTGCTGCCGGCCGGCGACGAACGCGTGATCGCGGTACGTTACGCGCCGCAACTGGCGCTGCTGCGACGCACGCACGCGTTCGTCAGCCACGGCGGCGCGAATTCGGTGATGGAGTCGCTCGCGTGCGGCGTGCCGATGCTGCTGTCGCCGTTCTGCAACGACCAGTTCCATTCGGCGCACTTCGTCGAGCGGGCCGGCGCGGGCTGCGTGCTCGATCTGCAGCAGGCCGGCGTCGCGGAAATCGCCGGCGCGCTCGAACGCCTGTTGCGCCCGGGATCGTTGCGCGAGCAAGCGGCGCGGATCCGCGACAGCTATGCCGCGCGCGACGGCTCCGCGCAGGCCGCCCGCCTGATCAGCGCACTCGCTTCAGGAAGCCGCCTGGCGACAGCGTCATGA
- a CDS encoding asparagine synthase-related protein: protein MIVGTRDPFGFDRLHYHPRSGVSASGIRAVLRASGQPAGAPDAAAIAGYLSGERLVGRTVLRDVLAVPPGHALIRSPQGLTVQPAPERPQHADLDTVLRASLQRALDSGKRVALALSGGLDSALLLALLRELGALGHVTAYILATGMPDYCERDAALELAARMQANVKIVRANEADFVAALPRTTHAVEEPMFNLHPVAKLLLADAMAADGVEVAITGDGADQVLRRDRSANYLPLCHALFDAASVDLHPPFVDPAVVAHLTSVAPDPNKQCLRDLGARLKLPDRLVHGPKRGRLAPAMDLATLLDRGRTHALADTLGLPAPALQTDTERVLWTTLTLILDHLDRLHPDAAHRPT, encoded by the coding sequence ATGATCGTCGGCACGCGCGACCCGTTCGGTTTCGATCGTCTGCACTACCATCCGCGCAGCGGCGTGTCGGCGTCCGGCATCCGCGCCGTATTGCGGGCGTCGGGGCAACCGGCCGGCGCGCCGGATGCGGCCGCCATCGCGGGTTACCTGAGCGGCGAGCGTCTCGTCGGCCGGACCGTGCTGCGCGACGTGCTCGCGGTGCCGCCCGGCCATGCACTGATCCGGTCGCCGCAAGGGCTGACGGTGCAGCCGGCGCCCGAGCGGCCGCAGCATGCCGATCTCGACACCGTGCTGCGCGCGTCGCTGCAGCGCGCGCTCGACAGCGGCAAGCGCGTCGCACTGGCGCTGAGCGGCGGGCTCGATTCGGCGCTGCTGCTCGCGTTACTGCGCGAGCTCGGCGCGTTGGGGCATGTGACGGCCTACATCCTCGCAACCGGCATGCCCGATTACTGCGAACGCGATGCGGCGCTCGAACTCGCCGCGCGGATGCAGGCGAACGTGAAGATCGTGCGCGCGAACGAGGCCGATTTCGTCGCGGCGCTGCCGAGAACGACCCATGCGGTCGAGGAGCCGATGTTCAACCTGCATCCGGTCGCGAAGCTGCTGCTGGCCGATGCGATGGCGGCGGACGGCGTCGAGGTGGCGATTACCGGCGACGGCGCGGATCAGGTATTGCGCCGCGACCGGTCGGCCAACTATCTGCCGCTGTGCCACGCGTTGTTCGACGCCGCGTCGGTCGACCTGCATCCGCCGTTCGTCGACCCCGCCGTCGTCGCGCATCTGACGAGCGTCGCGCCCGACCCGAACAAGCAGTGCCTGCGCGATCTCGGCGCGCGCCTGAAGCTGCCGGACCGTCTCGTGCACGGCCCCAAGCGCGGGCGGCTCGCGCCGGCGATGGATCTCGCGACGCTGCTCGATCGCGGCCGCACGCATGCGCTGGCCGACACGCTCGGCTTGCCCGCGCCCGCGTTGCAGACGGATACCGAGCGCGTGTTGTGGACGACGCTGACACTGATTCTCGATCATCTCGATCGCCTTCATCCCGATGCCGCGCATCGCCCGACCTGA
- a CDS encoding 4Fe-4S cluster-binding domain-containing protein, whose protein sequence is MSANPNTIPNPPRAGERQHVFPPPLDRDYRVEDGRVQTRSLEAHIVDHCNLTCAECCSLSPLLPEWYARPESIEADLRKAAKVLRPRMFKLVGGEPLLHPALVELVERVRGTGIAPVISVTTNGLRLGEMPDAFWQAVDALTISRYPKPALSADLVAHVEHQAARFDVRLNWKVQDVFTTMNRAQPGTDRDEARRLYRDCWIRERCHMIRDGMFYTCTRPAHFHTLYKGEKDFQADGLPLRDDAGMLDAMLAYLQRETPLEACLHCQGGSAPVAPHRILKRIEVDTLKARYP, encoded by the coding sequence GTGAGTGCGAATCCGAACACGATCCCGAATCCGCCGCGAGCCGGCGAGCGCCAGCACGTGTTTCCGCCGCCGCTGGATCGCGATTACCGCGTCGAGGACGGGCGCGTCCAGACGCGCTCGCTGGAAGCGCATATCGTCGATCACTGCAACCTGACCTGCGCGGAATGCTGTTCGCTGTCGCCGCTTTTGCCCGAATGGTATGCACGGCCCGAATCGATCGAAGCCGATCTGCGCAAGGCCGCGAAGGTGCTGCGCCCGAGGATGTTCAAGCTGGTCGGCGGCGAACCGTTGTTGCATCCGGCGCTCGTCGAACTCGTCGAACGCGTGCGCGGCACGGGCATCGCGCCCGTGATCTCGGTCACGACGAACGGCCTGAGGCTCGGCGAGATGCCCGACGCATTCTGGCAAGCGGTGGACGCGCTGACGATCTCGCGCTATCCGAAGCCGGCGCTCTCCGCCGATCTGGTCGCGCACGTCGAGCATCAGGCCGCGCGCTTCGACGTGCGTCTGAACTGGAAGGTGCAGGACGTGTTCACGACGATGAACCGCGCCCAGCCCGGCACGGACCGCGACGAAGCCCGGCGTCTTTATCGCGATTGCTGGATCCGCGAGCGCTGCCATATGATTCGCGACGGCATGTTCTACACGTGCACGCGTCCCGCGCATTTCCATACGCTGTACAAGGGCGAGAAGGATTTCCAGGCCGACGGCCTGCCGTTGCGCGACGATGCGGGCATGCTCGACGCGATGCTGGCCTATCTGCAACGCGAGACGCCGCTCGAAGCGTGCCTGCATTGTCAGGGCGGCAGCGCGCCGGTGGCGCCGCATCGCATCCTCAAACGCATTGAAGTGGACACCTTGAAGGCTCGTTATCCATGA
- a CDS encoding phosphotransferase enzyme family protein, which translates to MDSLAATFDQIRDAYGLGRGGPPTQVSERVWHLPTDGGAGVAVKLHALEHHARAVKETAVLAHLETHGDTRFHVQTLERTTSGASLWSGQHSHAMLTRWEAGQFKTYDTFSRTEWEALGASLAALHLSLESLHLPSRDTIRARLTAIDADAVRGSLLDALGRADANVHSAANLRRYVDLALRMLDRYYPGSIDAFPVDDPQHPIHNDYNQFNYLFTGKLPPLILDWEASIGAPREYELVRCLNHLPLEAPHLAAAFVRAYRRVRPPNLANLGWAVDAACLQHALKLWIVQGWLDDPSRFASHLNGAVTMGAALVDARDHLVDFFFRCVEAGS; encoded by the coding sequence ATGGATTCGCTCGCCGCCACCTTCGACCAGATTCGCGACGCCTACGGGCTCGGTCGCGGCGGCCCGCCGACGCAGGTCAGCGAGCGGGTGTGGCATCTGCCGACCGACGGCGGCGCAGGCGTGGCAGTCAAGCTCCATGCGCTCGAACACCACGCACGCGCCGTCAAGGAAACCGCCGTCCTCGCGCATCTGGAAACGCATGGCGATACGCGTTTCCATGTGCAGACGCTGGAGCGTACGACGTCCGGCGCATCGCTGTGGTCGGGGCAGCATTCGCACGCGATGCTGACGCGCTGGGAAGCCGGACAATTCAAAACCTACGATACGTTCTCGCGAACCGAATGGGAGGCGCTCGGCGCGAGTCTGGCCGCGTTGCACCTGAGCCTCGAATCGCTGCATCTGCCGTCGCGCGATACGATCCGTGCGCGGCTGACCGCGATCGACGCGGACGCGGTACGCGGCAGTCTGCTGGATGCGCTCGGTCGAGCCGATGCGAACGTCCATTCCGCCGCGAACCTGCGCCGCTATGTCGATCTCGCGCTGCGCATGCTCGATCGCTACTATCCGGGCAGCATCGATGCGTTTCCGGTCGACGATCCGCAGCACCCGATCCACAACGACTACAACCAGTTCAACTATCTGTTCACGGGCAAGCTGCCGCCGCTGATCCTCGATTGGGAGGCGTCGATCGGCGCGCCTCGCGAATACGAGCTTGTGCGATGCCTGAATCACTTGCCGCTGGAAGCGCCGCACCTCGCGGCAGCGTTCGTGCGTGCCTATCGGCGCGTGCGGCCGCCGAACCTGGCCAACCTCGGATGGGCGGTCGACGCCGCATGCTTGCAGCACGCGCTCAAGCTGTGGATCGTGCAAGGCTGGCTCGACGATCCGTCGCGCTTCGCGTCGCACCTGAACGGCGCGGTGACGATGGGGGCGGCGTTGGTGGACGCGCGCGACCATCTGGTCGATTTCTTTTTCCGATGCGTGGAAGCAGGAAGCTGA
- a CDS encoding FkbM family methyltransferase, with translation MQDHPLPLDLSGLAPSLYAQGTEEGILSRLMERIAPTNRFCVDIGASDGLRNSNTARLLREQDWSGVLVEGSAYRFGKLAAHYAGVARVRLHHDRVQPDTVDRLLADANVPTDFDLLSIDIDGNDYWVWRGLQSFRPRIVVIEYNPYYTPPERWVMCFNPDHEWDGSTYYGASLESLVHLGRQKGYELVCCDDMGNNAFFVRHDLYPLLGIANNDPSVLFRPAMYKLRYVGHNTFLTGHPYRHGPAEHI, from the coding sequence ATGCAGGACCATCCTCTCCCGCTCGACCTGTCCGGCCTTGCGCCCAGCCTCTACGCGCAGGGCACCGAGGAGGGCATCCTGTCGCGTCTGATGGAGCGGATCGCGCCGACCAACCGCTTCTGCGTCGATATCGGCGCGAGCGACGGCCTGCGCAACAGCAATACCGCGCGCTTGCTGCGCGAGCAGGATTGGTCCGGCGTACTCGTGGAAGGCAGCGCATACCGGTTCGGCAAGCTTGCCGCGCACTACGCGGGCGTGGCGCGCGTGCGCCTGCATCACGATCGCGTGCAGCCCGACACGGTTGACCGACTGCTCGCCGACGCGAACGTACCGACCGACTTCGACCTGCTGTCGATCGACATCGACGGCAACGATTACTGGGTGTGGCGCGGCCTGCAATCGTTCCGGCCGCGCATCGTCGTGATCGAATACAACCCGTACTACACGCCGCCCGAGCGCTGGGTCATGTGCTTCAATCCCGACCACGAATGGGACGGATCGACCTATTACGGCGCGAGCCTCGAATCGCTCGTTCATCTCGGCAGGCAGAAGGGCTATGAACTCGTCTGCTGCGACGACATGGGCAACAACGCGTTCTTCGTGCGGCATGACCTGTACCCGCTGCTCGGCATCGCGAACAACGATCCGTCGGTGTTGTTCCGGCCGGCGATGTACAAGCTGCGCTACGTGGGACACAACACGTTCCTGACCGGTCATCCGTATCGGCACGGGCCGGCCGAGCACATCTGA
- a CDS encoding ABC-F family ATPase, whose translation MLSTANITMQFGPKPLFENISVKFGEGNRYGLIGANGCGKSTFMKILGGDLEPSAGNVALEPNVRLGKLRQDQFAYENVRVLDVVMMGHTEMWAAMTERDAIYANPEATDDDYMHAAELEGKFAEYGGYDAEARAGALLLGIGIEEKFHNGTMADVAPGWKLRVLLAQALFSKPDVLLLDEPTNNLDINSIRWLEHTLNEYNSTMIIISHDRHFLNSVCTHMADMDYGTLKVWPGNYDDYMLASAQARERQAAANARAKERVAELQDFVRRFSANKSKARQATSRAKQIDKIKIEEFKPSSRQNPFIRFEFEKKLHNVAVVAEEITKKYERTIFQNFNLSVQPGERIAIIGENGAGKTTLLRALLGNLPLDHGTVKWAENANVGYMPQDTYEEFPDDITLMDWIDQYRKDGDDETMVRGTLGRLLFSSDDIKKSVKVLSGGEKGRMIWGKLMLGRHNVLLMDEPTNHMDMESIESLQIALEQFEGTLIFVSHDREFVSGLANRIIEVRTDGTLFDFGGNYEEFLASQGQE comes from the coding sequence GTGCTTTCTACTGCCAACATCACGATGCAATTCGGGCCGAAGCCCTTGTTCGAGAATATCTCGGTCAAATTCGGCGAGGGCAACCGCTACGGTCTGATCGGCGCGAACGGCTGCGGCAAGTCGACCTTCATGAAGATCCTCGGCGGCGACCTCGAGCCGAGCGCCGGCAACGTCGCGCTGGAGCCGAACGTCCGCCTGGGCAAGCTGCGCCAGGACCAGTTCGCGTACGAAAACGTGCGCGTGCTCGACGTCGTGATGATGGGCCACACCGAGATGTGGGCCGCGATGACCGAGCGCGACGCGATCTACGCGAACCCGGAAGCCACCGACGACGACTACATGCACGCGGCGGAGCTCGAAGGCAAGTTCGCCGAATACGGCGGCTACGACGCCGAGGCGCGCGCGGGCGCGCTGCTGCTCGGCATCGGTATCGAGGAGAAGTTCCACAACGGCACGATGGCCGACGTCGCGCCGGGCTGGAAGCTGCGCGTGCTGCTCGCGCAGGCGCTGTTTTCGAAGCCGGACGTGCTGCTGCTCGACGAACCGACCAACAACCTCGACATCAACTCGATCCGTTGGCTCGAGCACACGCTCAACGAGTACAACTCGACGATGATCATCATTTCGCACGATCGTCACTTCCTGAACTCGGTGTGCACGCACATGGCCGACATGGACTACGGCACGCTGAAGGTCTGGCCGGGCAACTACGACGACTACATGCTCGCATCGGCCCAGGCGCGCGAGCGTCAGGCCGCGGCGAACGCACGTGCGAAGGAGCGCGTGGCCGAACTGCAGGATTTCGTGCGCCGCTTCTCGGCGAACAAGTCGAAGGCGCGCCAGGCCACCAGCCGCGCGAAGCAGATCGACAAGATCAAGATCGAGGAATTCAAGCCGTCGTCGCGGCAGAACCCGTTCATCCGCTTCGAGTTCGAGAAGAAGCTGCACAACGTCGCGGTGGTCGCCGAAGAGATCACGAAGAAGTACGAGCGCACGATCTTCCAGAATTTCAACCTGTCGGTGCAGCCGGGCGAGCGCATCGCGATCATCGGCGAGAACGGCGCGGGCAAGACGACGCTGCTGCGTGCGCTGCTCGGCAACCTGCCGCTCGATCACGGCACGGTGAAGTGGGCCGAGAACGCGAACGTCGGCTACATGCCGCAGGACACGTACGAGGAATTCCCGGACGACATCACGCTGATGGACTGGATCGACCAGTACCGCAAGGACGGCGACGACGAAACGATGGTGCGCGGCACGCTGGGCCGCCTGCTGTTCTCGTCGGACGACATCAAGAAGTCGGTGAAGGTACTGTCGGGCGGCGAGAAGGGCCGCATGATCTGGGGCAAGCTGATGCTCGGCCGCCACAACGTGCTGTTGATGGACGAGCCGACCAACCACATGGACATGGAATCGATCGAGTCGCTGCAGATCGCGCTCGAGCAGTTCGAAGGCACGCTGATTTTCGTATCGCACGACCGCGAATTCGTGAGCGGGCTGGCGAACCGGATCATCGAAGTGCGTACGGACGGCACGCTGTTCGACTTCGGCGGGAATTACGAGGAGTTCCTGGCGAGTCAGGGGCAGGAGTAA
- a CDS encoding lipocalin-like domain-containing protein translates to MLASQLRERLVGAWRLVSYEIRPCDGSAVAYPLGRDVRGWILYTPDGYMSAQLMAAGRPRYANGDLQGGTDDECAAAARGYIAYSGPFQVADDGTLTHAMDVSLFPNWIGDVQQRAVMLDGDRLQLGTVAPVRIDGREVDAVLLWARAGR, encoded by the coding sequence ATGCTCGCCAGCCAGCTTCGCGAACGTCTCGTAGGCGCATGGCGCCTCGTCTCCTACGAAATCCGCCCGTGCGACGGCAGCGCGGTCGCCTATCCGCTCGGCCGCGACGTACGCGGCTGGATCCTCTATACACCGGACGGCTACATGTCGGCCCAGCTCATGGCCGCCGGCCGGCCGCGCTACGCCAACGGCGATCTTCAGGGCGGCACCGACGACGAATGCGCGGCCGCCGCGCGCGGCTATATCGCCTACTCCGGCCCCTTTCAGGTCGCCGACGACGGCACGCTGACCCACGCGATGGACGTCAGCCTGTTCCCGAACTGGATCGGCGACGTCCAGCAGCGGGCCGTCATGCTCGACGGCGATCGTCTGCAGCTCGGCACCGTCGCGCCGGTGCGGATCGACGGCCGCGAGGTCGACGCCGTGCTGCTGTGGGCGCGCGCGGGCCGCTGA